Proteins encoded together in one Branchiostoma lanceolatum isolate klBraLanc5 chromosome 11, klBraLanc5.hap2, whole genome shotgun sequence window:
- the LOC136444312 gene encoding uncharacterized protein, producing the protein MSSPSMDDSGSYYFSAYSEIESDADEWEVAQLRQELREARATIAQKDAAIEVAHITWMNLADCEFRANRSTIDMIFSLRQLQEKCREQNMPLYIAFIDLTKAFDIVSRDGLFKILHKIGCPPRLRIQSLIEPFHTNIKGTVLYSGNLSEPFNIRGGVKQGCVLAPTLFGIFFALLLKQAFGTATEGIYLRTRCDGRLFNLNRLKAKTKTEVLGQDVEAHPAITIGDYELKAVNHFTYVVYTASSNLSLGKETDKRIGKSATTLARLTTRVWEIPKLSVKTKMAVDNACVLSTLLFGSETW; encoded by the exons ATGTCTTCTCCATCAATGGACGACAGTGGTTCCTACTACTTCAGTGCATATTCTGAGATCGAGTCTGATGCCGACGAATGGGAGGTTGCCCAGTTGCGACAGGAGCTGCGAGAGGCCAGGGCCACCATTGCTCAGAAGGATGCAGCAATCGAAGTGGCACATATTACTTGGATGAACTTAGCTGAT TGTGAATTTCGCGCCAACAGATCGACGATCGACATGATCTTCTCCCTCCGTCAGCTGCAAGAGAAGTGCAGGGAACAGAACATGCCCCTGTACATAGCATTCATCGACCTCACCAAGGCGTTCGACATCGTAAGCAGAGACGGCCTCTTCAAGATCCTACACAAGATAGGCTGTCCACCAAGGCTACGTATACAGAGCCTCATCGAACCCTTCCACACTAACATAAAGGGGACAGTACTGTACAGTGGCAACCTATCTGAGCCGTTTAACATACGCGGCGGTGTGAAACAAGGCTGTGTTCTGGCCCCCACGCTGTTCGGGATCTTCTTCGCCCTGCTCCTGAAGCAAGCCTTTGGAACAGCAACAGAAGGAATTTACCTCCGCACAAGATGCGACGGCAGACTCTTTAACCTCAACCGCCTCAAGGCCAAAACAAAG ACAGAAGTGCTGGGCCAGGATGTAGAAGCACACCCAGCCATCACTATCGGTGACTATGAACTGAAGGCGGTGAACCACTTCACATATGTCGTGTACACAGCGAGCAGCAATCTTTCCTTGGGCAAGGAGACCGACAAGAGGATTGGAAAGTCAGCAACTACTCTCGCCCGTCTCACCACTCGAGTGTGGGAGATCCCCAAACTCTCTGTCAAGACAAAGATGGCCGTTGACAACGCATGCGTTCTCAGCACACTTCTCTTTGGGAGTGAAACGTGGTAG